Proteins from a single region of Flavobacterium sp.:
- a CDS encoding WG repeat-containing protein, producing the protein MKRKLQFIFLLIINVSFAQDIAIPYRDGKKWGICNAESKLLIEPKFDKIEFYAFWGDYRVMLSSLKNLRGLIIDGKEILPPVYQSISRRGDLYIAVKFENGQKRTEVILSNGKSILAKPIVEIIVNEKFDSKFYFFHVLNLDLTESVFIYDSLSNTISQWLYEDFYSLDLLRIKDIKQVHFKVKKKQNDAVALETWNFSEFPKNISKLKTYFKSEEDLMLLFMKKNPRDYESGSGGGNGYGDYGVIKGDTGDMLTIDEPVGSGESKKTIVKEPVYMSNEFKIENNKLVLVSQNDRKNGPKKIIPVSLKVPIEDVELLNNTTFNRENDTINYFKNIVFYKKKNKAGILFSSKTKNLVKFDTIVKKGTWIYDDQQNNKVIFKVGNKDSKTNKFKYSFYSSDQKLLFPVQFDDLKQSSLVHDNSVKVLISTIGDKYGIVQNNGVEILKAEYDEIVEFQSMNSTLKIVQLKKDNKYRFITQHYSDKLNQNSALFDYPLKDVFSNYPKKDYEDSTGITQTINLLELVDQNKVLVGYANQNGTLYFKN; encoded by the coding sequence GTTCGATAAGATTGAGTTTTATGCTTTTTGGGGAGATTATAGAGTTATGCTTTCTTCACTAAAAAATCTTAGAGGTCTAATCATTGATGGAAAAGAAATTTTGCCTCCAGTTTACCAATCTATTTCCCGAAGAGGAGATTTATACATTGCCGTAAAATTTGAGAATGGACAAAAAAGAACAGAGGTAATTTTGTCAAATGGTAAATCGATTTTGGCAAAACCTATAGTCGAAATAATTGTGAATGAAAAATTTGACAGCAAATTCTATTTTTTTCATGTTTTGAATTTAGATCTTACAGAAAGCGTTTTTATTTATGATTCTTTGTCTAATACTATTTCGCAATGGTTATATGAAGATTTTTATTCTCTGGATTTATTGAGAATAAAGGATATAAAACAAGTGCATTTCAAAGTAAAAAAGAAACAAAACGATGCGGTTGCACTTGAAACTTGGAATTTTTCTGAGTTCCCAAAAAATATTTCCAAATTAAAAACATACTTCAAAAGTGAAGAAGATCTGATGTTGCTTTTTATGAAGAAGAACCCAAGAGATTATGAAAGTGGTAGTGGAGGTGGAAACGGTTATGGAGATTATGGAGTAATCAAGGGAGACACTGGTGATATGCTAACAATTGATGAGCCAGTAGGATCTGGGGAAAGCAAGAAAACGATTGTCAAGGAACCTGTCTATATGTCGAATGAATTTAAAATAGAAAACAATAAACTGGTTTTAGTGTCACAAAATGATAGAAAGAATGGCCCAAAGAAAATAATTCCTGTATCATTAAAGGTTCCGATTGAAGATGTGGAATTGCTAAACAATACAACTTTTAATAGAGAAAATGACACCATTAATTACTTTAAAAATATTGTTTTCTACAAAAAGAAGAATAAGGCTGGGATATTGTTTTCGTCTAAAACTAAAAACTTAGTAAAATTTGATACTATTGTAAAGAAAGGAACTTGGATTTATGACGATCAGCAAAATAATAAAGTAATTTTTAAGGTCGGAAACAAAGATTCAAAAACAAATAAATTCAAGTATAGTTTTTACAGTAGTGATCAAAAACTTTTATTTCCTGTTCAGTTCGATGATTTGAAACAATCCAGTTTGGTTCATGACAATAGTGTCAAAGTTTTAATTAGTACTATTGGCGATAAATATGGTATTGTTCAAAATAATGGAGTTGAAATTCTCAAAGCAGAATATGACGAAATTGTAGAATTTCAAAGTATGAATTCGACACTTAAAATTGTTCAGTTAAAAAAAGACAATAAATATCGTTTCATAACGCAGCATTACAGTGATAAATTAAATCAAAATTCAGCATTATTTGATTATCCTTTGAAAGATGTTTTTTCAAATTATCCGAAAAAAGATTATGAAGATTCGACAGGAATCACGCAGACCATAAATTTATTAGAACTTGTTGATCAAAATAAAGTACTAGTTGGATATGCAAATCAGAATGGAACTTTATATTTTAAAAATTAA